A genome region from Panthera leo isolate Ple1 chromosome A2, P.leo_Ple1_pat1.1, whole genome shotgun sequence includes the following:
- the ACTR8 gene encoding actin-related protein 8 isoform X2 encodes MNEKNTNIPVGKWQIQSNFIVVIHPGSTTLRIGRATDTLPASIPHVIARRHKQQGQPLYKDNWLLREGLNKPESNEQRQNGLKMVDQAIWSKKMSNGTRRIPVSPEQARSYNKQMRPAILDHCSGNKWTNTSHHPEFLVGEEALYVNPLDCYNIHWPIRRGQLNIHPGPGGSLTAVLADIEVIWSHAIQKYLEIPLKDLKYYRCILLIPDIYNKQHVKELVNMILMKMGFSGIVVHQESVCATFGSGLSSTCIVDVGDQKTSVCCVEDGVSHRNTRLCLAYGGSDVSRCFYWLMQRAGFPYRECQLTNKMDCLLLQHLKETFCHLDQDISGLQDHEFQIRHPDSPALLYQFRLGDEKLQAPMALFYPATFGIVGQKMTTLQHRSQGDPEDPHDEHYLLATQSKQEQSAKATADRKSASKPIGFEGDLRGQSSDLPERLHAQEVDLGSSQGDCLMAGNESEEALTALMSRKTAISLFEGKALGLDKAILHSIDCCSSDDTKKKMYSSILVVGGGLMFHKAQEFLQHRILNKMPPSFRRIIENVDVITRPKDMDPRLIAWKGGAVLACLDTTQELWIYQREWQRFGVRMLRERAAFVW; translated from the exons atgaatgaaaaaaataccaacattCCCGTAGGGAAATGG CAAATCCAGAGCAACTTCATTGTTGTCATACACCCAGGTTCAACAACCTTAAGGATTGGGCGAGCTACAGACACACTTCCTGCTAGCATTCCTCATGTAATTGCACGAAGGCACAAACAACAAGGGCAGCCACTATACAAGGACAACTGGCTCCTAAGGGAAGGACTAAAT AAACCAGAAAGTaatgaacaaagacaaaatgGCCTTAAAATGGTGGATCAAGCAATATGGTCTAAAAAGATGTCAAACGGTACAAGACGGATTCCCGTGTCCCCTGAACAG GCACGCTCCTACAACAAGCAGATGCGACCTGCAATTTTAGATCACTGTTCTGGAAATAAGTGGACAAACACGTCTCATCACCCTGAGTTTTTGGTGGGAGAAGAG GCCTTGTATGTTAATCCATTGGACTGTTATAATATTCACTGGCCTATCAGAAGAGGTCAGTTAAATATTCACCCAGGACCTGGGGGCTCCCTTACGGCTGTTCTGGCAGATATTGAAGTAATATGGTCTCACGCAATacaaaaatacttggaaattccACTCAAAGATTTAAAG tattataGATGTATCTTGCTGATTCCTGATATCTATAATAAACAGCATGTGAAAGAACTAGTGAATATGATCTTAATGAAGATGGGTTTTTCAG GGATTGTGGTCCATCAGGAGTCTGTGTGTGCCACCTTTGGAAGTGGTTTAAGCAGCACTTGTATCGTAGATGTTGGAGATCAGAAGACAAGTGTGTGTTGTGTGGAGGATGGGGTCTCTCATCGGAATACTCG GCTCTGTCTGGCGTATGGGGGCTCTGACGTGTCAAGGTGTTTCTACTGGCTGATGCAGCGAGCTGGGTTCCCTTACCGAGAATGCCAGCTAACAAATAAAATGGATTGTCTTCTTCTACAGCACCTTAAAGAAACTTTTTGTCATTTAGATCAG GACATCTCTGGGCTTCAGGATCATGAGTTTCAGATTCGACATCCGGATTCCCCTGCCCTACTTTACCAGTTTCGATTAGGAGATGAAAAACTCCAG GCTCCAATGGCTTTGTTTTACCCAGCAACTTTTGGAATTGTTGGACAGAAGATGACAACCTTGCAGCACAGATCCCAGGGTGACCCTGAGGATCCTCATGATGAGCATTATCTGCTGGCCACGCAGAGCAAGCAAGAACAG TCTGCAAAAGCTACTGCTGACCGAAAGTCTGCATCCAAACCCATTGGATTTGAAGGTGATCTTCGTGGCCAGTCCTCTGATCTTCCAGAAAGACTCCATGCCCAGGAGGTGGATTTGGGATCCTCCCAGGGAGACTGTTTGATGGCCGGCAATGAATCTGAGGAGGCTCTCACAGCACTGATGTCCAGGAAGACTGCCATCTCGCTGTTTGAAGGGAAGGCCCTGGGCCTGGATAAAGCCATTCTTCACAGCATAGACTGCTGTT CATCTGATGATACCAAAAAGAAGATGTACAGTTCCATCCTGGTGGTAGGAGGTGGTTTGATGTTTCATAAAGCTCAAGAATTTCTGCAGCACagaattctcaacaaaatgcCACCTTCATTCAGGCGAATTATTGAGAATGTGGACGTGATCACAAGGCCCAAG GACATGGATCCCCGGCTGATTGCATGGAAAGGAGGGGCCGTGCTGGCTTGTTTGGACACGACACAGGAGCTGTGGATCTATCAGAGAGAATGGCAGCGCTTTGGTGTCCGCATGTTACGAGAGCGAGCTGCTTTTGTGTGGTGA
- the ACTR8 gene encoding actin-related protein 8 isoform X1, whose translation MTQAEKGDAENGKEKGGEKEKEQRGVKRPIVPALVPESLQEQIQSNFIVVIHPGSTTLRIGRATDTLPASIPHVIARRHKQQGQPLYKDNWLLREGLNKPESNEQRQNGLKMVDQAIWSKKMSNGTRRIPVSPEQARSYNKQMRPAILDHCSGNKWTNTSHHPEFLVGEEALYVNPLDCYNIHWPIRRGQLNIHPGPGGSLTAVLADIEVIWSHAIQKYLEIPLKDLKYYRCILLIPDIYNKQHVKELVNMILMKMGFSGIVVHQESVCATFGSGLSSTCIVDVGDQKTSVCCVEDGVSHRNTRLCLAYGGSDVSRCFYWLMQRAGFPYRECQLTNKMDCLLLQHLKETFCHLDQDISGLQDHEFQIRHPDSPALLYQFRLGDEKLQAPMALFYPATFGIVGQKMTTLQHRSQGDPEDPHDEHYLLATQSKQEQSAKATADRKSASKPIGFEGDLRGQSSDLPERLHAQEVDLGSSQGDCLMAGNESEEALTALMSRKTAISLFEGKALGLDKAILHSIDCCSSDDTKKKMYSSILVVGGGLMFHKAQEFLQHRILNKMPPSFRRIIENVDVITRPKDMDPRLIAWKGGAVLACLDTTQELWIYQREWQRFGVRMLRERAAFVW comes from the exons ATGACCCAGGCGGAGAAGGGGGACGCTGAGAACGGGAAGGAGAAGggcggagagaaggagaaggagcagcGCGGCGTGAAACGACCCATCGTGCCCGCGCTGGTGCCGGAGTCGCTGCAGGAG CAAATCCAGAGCAACTTCATTGTTGTCATACACCCAGGTTCAACAACCTTAAGGATTGGGCGAGCTACAGACACACTTCCTGCTAGCATTCCTCATGTAATTGCACGAAGGCACAAACAACAAGGGCAGCCACTATACAAGGACAACTGGCTCCTAAGGGAAGGACTAAAT AAACCAGAAAGTaatgaacaaagacaaaatgGCCTTAAAATGGTGGATCAAGCAATATGGTCTAAAAAGATGTCAAACGGTACAAGACGGATTCCCGTGTCCCCTGAACAG GCACGCTCCTACAACAAGCAGATGCGACCTGCAATTTTAGATCACTGTTCTGGAAATAAGTGGACAAACACGTCTCATCACCCTGAGTTTTTGGTGGGAGAAGAG GCCTTGTATGTTAATCCATTGGACTGTTATAATATTCACTGGCCTATCAGAAGAGGTCAGTTAAATATTCACCCAGGACCTGGGGGCTCCCTTACGGCTGTTCTGGCAGATATTGAAGTAATATGGTCTCACGCAATacaaaaatacttggaaattccACTCAAAGATTTAAAG tattataGATGTATCTTGCTGATTCCTGATATCTATAATAAACAGCATGTGAAAGAACTAGTGAATATGATCTTAATGAAGATGGGTTTTTCAG GGATTGTGGTCCATCAGGAGTCTGTGTGTGCCACCTTTGGAAGTGGTTTAAGCAGCACTTGTATCGTAGATGTTGGAGATCAGAAGACAAGTGTGTGTTGTGTGGAGGATGGGGTCTCTCATCGGAATACTCG GCTCTGTCTGGCGTATGGGGGCTCTGACGTGTCAAGGTGTTTCTACTGGCTGATGCAGCGAGCTGGGTTCCCTTACCGAGAATGCCAGCTAACAAATAAAATGGATTGTCTTCTTCTACAGCACCTTAAAGAAACTTTTTGTCATTTAGATCAG GACATCTCTGGGCTTCAGGATCATGAGTTTCAGATTCGACATCCGGATTCCCCTGCCCTACTTTACCAGTTTCGATTAGGAGATGAAAAACTCCAG GCTCCAATGGCTTTGTTTTACCCAGCAACTTTTGGAATTGTTGGACAGAAGATGACAACCTTGCAGCACAGATCCCAGGGTGACCCTGAGGATCCTCATGATGAGCATTATCTGCTGGCCACGCAGAGCAAGCAAGAACAG TCTGCAAAAGCTACTGCTGACCGAAAGTCTGCATCCAAACCCATTGGATTTGAAGGTGATCTTCGTGGCCAGTCCTCTGATCTTCCAGAAAGACTCCATGCCCAGGAGGTGGATTTGGGATCCTCCCAGGGAGACTGTTTGATGGCCGGCAATGAATCTGAGGAGGCTCTCACAGCACTGATGTCCAGGAAGACTGCCATCTCGCTGTTTGAAGGGAAGGCCCTGGGCCTGGATAAAGCCATTCTTCACAGCATAGACTGCTGTT CATCTGATGATACCAAAAAGAAGATGTACAGTTCCATCCTGGTGGTAGGAGGTGGTTTGATGTTTCATAAAGCTCAAGAATTTCTGCAGCACagaattctcaacaaaatgcCACCTTCATTCAGGCGAATTATTGAGAATGTGGACGTGATCACAAGGCCCAAG GACATGGATCCCCGGCTGATTGCATGGAAAGGAGGGGCCGTGCTGGCTTGTTTGGACACGACACAGGAGCTGTGGATCTATCAGAGAGAATGGCAGCGCTTTGGTGTCCGCATGTTACGAGAGCGAGCTGCTTTTGTGTGGTGA
- the ACTR8 gene encoding actin-related protein 8 isoform X3 gives MTQAEKGDAENGKEKGGEKEKEQRGVKRPIVPALVPESLQEQIQSNFIVVIHPGSTTLRIGRATDTLPASIPHVIARRHKQQGQPLYKDNWLLREGLNKPESNEQRQNGLKMVDQAIWSKKMSNGTRRIPVSPEQARSYNKQMRPAILDHCSGNKWTNTSHHPEFLVGEEALYVNPLDCYNIHWPIRRGQLNIHPGPGGSLTAVLADIEVIWSHAIQKYLEIPLKDLKYYRCILLIPDIYNKQHVKELVNMILMKMGFSGIVVHQESVCATFGSGLSSTCIVDVGDQKTSVCCVEDGVSHRNTRLCLAYGGSDVSRCFYWLMQRAGFPYRECQLTNKMDCLLLQHLKETFCHLDQDISGLQDHEFQIRHPDSPALLYQFRLGDEKLQAPMALFYPATFGIVGQKMTTLQHRSQGDPEDPHDEHYLLATQSKQEQSAKATADRKSASKPIGFEGDLRGQSSDLPERLHAQEVDLGSSQGDCLMAGNESEEALTALMSRKTAISLFEGKALGLDKAILHSIDCC, from the exons ATGACCCAGGCGGAGAAGGGGGACGCTGAGAACGGGAAGGAGAAGggcggagagaaggagaaggagcagcGCGGCGTGAAACGACCCATCGTGCCCGCGCTGGTGCCGGAGTCGCTGCAGGAG CAAATCCAGAGCAACTTCATTGTTGTCATACACCCAGGTTCAACAACCTTAAGGATTGGGCGAGCTACAGACACACTTCCTGCTAGCATTCCTCATGTAATTGCACGAAGGCACAAACAACAAGGGCAGCCACTATACAAGGACAACTGGCTCCTAAGGGAAGGACTAAAT AAACCAGAAAGTaatgaacaaagacaaaatgGCCTTAAAATGGTGGATCAAGCAATATGGTCTAAAAAGATGTCAAACGGTACAAGACGGATTCCCGTGTCCCCTGAACAG GCACGCTCCTACAACAAGCAGATGCGACCTGCAATTTTAGATCACTGTTCTGGAAATAAGTGGACAAACACGTCTCATCACCCTGAGTTTTTGGTGGGAGAAGAG GCCTTGTATGTTAATCCATTGGACTGTTATAATATTCACTGGCCTATCAGAAGAGGTCAGTTAAATATTCACCCAGGACCTGGGGGCTCCCTTACGGCTGTTCTGGCAGATATTGAAGTAATATGGTCTCACGCAATacaaaaatacttggaaattccACTCAAAGATTTAAAG tattataGATGTATCTTGCTGATTCCTGATATCTATAATAAACAGCATGTGAAAGAACTAGTGAATATGATCTTAATGAAGATGGGTTTTTCAG GGATTGTGGTCCATCAGGAGTCTGTGTGTGCCACCTTTGGAAGTGGTTTAAGCAGCACTTGTATCGTAGATGTTGGAGATCAGAAGACAAGTGTGTGTTGTGTGGAGGATGGGGTCTCTCATCGGAATACTCG GCTCTGTCTGGCGTATGGGGGCTCTGACGTGTCAAGGTGTTTCTACTGGCTGATGCAGCGAGCTGGGTTCCCTTACCGAGAATGCCAGCTAACAAATAAAATGGATTGTCTTCTTCTACAGCACCTTAAAGAAACTTTTTGTCATTTAGATCAG GACATCTCTGGGCTTCAGGATCATGAGTTTCAGATTCGACATCCGGATTCCCCTGCCCTACTTTACCAGTTTCGATTAGGAGATGAAAAACTCCAG GCTCCAATGGCTTTGTTTTACCCAGCAACTTTTGGAATTGTTGGACAGAAGATGACAACCTTGCAGCACAGATCCCAGGGTGACCCTGAGGATCCTCATGATGAGCATTATCTGCTGGCCACGCAGAGCAAGCAAGAACAG TCTGCAAAAGCTACTGCTGACCGAAAGTCTGCATCCAAACCCATTGGATTTGAAGGTGATCTTCGTGGCCAGTCCTCTGATCTTCCAGAAAGACTCCATGCCCAGGAGGTGGATTTGGGATCCTCCCAGGGAGACTGTTTGATGGCCGGCAATGAATCTGAGGAGGCTCTCACAGCACTGATGTCCAGGAAGACTGCCATCTCGCTGTTTGAAGGGAAGGCCCTGGGCCTGGATAAAGCCATTCTTCACAGCATAGACTGCTGTT GA
- the SELENOK gene encoding selenoprotein K: protein MVYISNGQVLDSRSQSPWRLSLITDFFWGIAEFVVLFFKTLLQQDVKKRRGYGNSSDSRYDDGRGPPGNPPRRMGRINHLRGPSPPPMAGGUGR, encoded by the exons ATGGTTTACATCTCGAATG GACAAGTGTTGGACAGCCGGAGTCAGTCCCCATGGAGGTTATCTTTGATAACAGATTTCTTTTGGGGAATAGCTGAGTTCGTGGTTTTGTT TTTCAAGACTCTGCTTCAGCAAGatgtgaaaaagagaagaggcTACGGAAACTCCTCTGATTCCAGATATGATGATGGAAGAGG gcCACCAGGAAACCCTCCCAGAAGAATGGGTCGAATTAATCATCTGCGTGGCCCTAGTCCTCCTCCAATGGCTGGTGGATGAGGAAGGTAA